A genomic region of Halanaerobiales bacterium contains the following coding sequences:
- the rsmG gene encoding 16S rRNA (guanine(527)-N(7))-methyltransferase RsmG, with product MKYNDFNDYLTKGLDQIEISYTPQKIKKLWNYMNFLLKENKKYNLTNITDEKEIIKKHFLDSLAPLVEVDMSYFQKIIDIGTGPGFPGMVWKIFFPEKEFVLIDSTLKKVNFLKKLSIELEIYNKLEINHGRAEDFSHQDKYREKFDLVVSRAVAPLNVLSEYTLPFASKGSFLFYYKGPNYEKEIKNSEKAFKTLGGKLEESLKINVPLLEADRYLIVYKKIKNTPDKYPRKAGIPKKRPL from the coding sequence ATGAAATACAATGATTTTAATGATTATCTAACAAAAGGTTTAGATCAAATAGAGATATCATATACACCTCAAAAAATAAAAAAGTTATGGAATTACATGAATTTTTTATTAAAAGAAAATAAAAAATATAATTTAACTAATATAACAGACGAAAAAGAAATAATAAAAAAGCATTTTCTTGATTCACTTGCCCCTCTAGTTGAGGTTGATATGAGCTATTTTCAAAAAATAATTGATATTGGTACCGGCCCTGGTTTTCCTGGGATGGTTTGGAAGATATTTTTTCCAGAAAAAGAGTTTGTTTTAATTGATTCTACTCTAAAAAAGGTTAATTTTTTAAAAAAGCTATCTATAGAGTTAGAAATTTATAATAAATTAGAAATAAATCATGGAAGAGCTGAAGATTTTAGTCATCAAGATAAATATAGAGAAAAATTTGACTTAGTAGTGAGTAGAGCAGTAGCTCCTTTAAATGTTTTAAGTGAATATACCCTTCCGTTTGCTTCTAAAGGTTCATTTTTGTTTTATTATAAAGGTCCTAATTATGAAAAAGAAATTAAAAATAGTGAAAAAGCCTTTAAAACATTAGGAGGAAAATTAGAAGAAAGTTTAAAAATTAATGTTCCTTTATTAGAGGCAGATAGATATTTAATAGTTTATAAAAAAATAAAAAATACACCTGATAAATATCCACGAAAAGCAGGAATTCCTAAAAAAAGACCTTTATAA
- the noc gene encoding nucleoid occlusion protein, with amino-acid sequence MKFPFLQDKNNKKIKSVNINKIVANPYQPRTDFDEKSLKDLAESIDNFGIIQPLTIRPQGEKYELIAGERRLKAAKLAGLKEVPVIIKDFDNQETAEIALVENLQRKDLDFLEEAHAYEQLIDEFDLTQGELAKKIGKSQSTIANKLRILNLDLDIQKKAKSPHVSERHTRILLKIDEKEKQKEILNRIINNKLTVRETEKIVEDLLKEKKKKKKNKIKTAFKNLKPFTNSLNKTINEMKKAGLEVEVNKNKNEDYIEYNIKLPRKRRE; translated from the coding sequence ATGAAATTCCCCTTTTTACAAGATAAAAATAATAAAAAAATAAAATCAGTTAATATAAATAAAATTGTTGCTAACCCTTATCAACCAAGAACTGATTTTGATGAAAAATCACTAAAAGATTTAGCAGAATCAATTGATAATTTTGGTATAATTCAGCCCTTAACAATTAGGCCCCAGGGGGAAAAATATGAATTAATTGCTGGAGAAAGAAGATTAAAGGCTGCTAAATTAGCCGGTCTTAAAGAGGTTCCAGTTATTATTAAAGATTTTGATAATCAGGAAACAGCTGAAATAGCGTTAGTAGAAAATTTACAAAGAAAAGACCTTGATTTTTTAGAAGAAGCACATGCTTATGAGCAATTAATAGATGAATTTGATTTAACTCAAGGAGAATTGGCCAAAAAAATAGGCAAAAGTCAGTCTACTATTGCAAATAAGCTTCGAATACTTAATTTGGATCTAGATATCCAAAAAAAAGCAAAAAGTCCCCATGTTTCAGAAAGACATACTAGAATTTTACTCAAAATTGATGAAAAAGAAAAACAAAAAGAAATATTAAATAGAATTATCAATAATAAATTAACTGTTCGGGAAACAGAAAAAATTGTTGAAGATTTATTAAAAGAAAAGAAAAAAAAGAAGAAAAACAAAATTAAAACTGCATTTAAAAACCTGAAGCCATTTACTAATTCTTTAAATAAGACTATAAATGAAATGAAAAAAGCAGGACTTGAAGTTGAGGTTAATAAAAACAAAAACGAAGATTATATTGAGTATAATATTAAACTTCCTAGAAAAAGGAGGGAATAA
- a CDS encoding AAA family ATPase, producing MVNKFAIVNQKGGVGKSTTAVNLGASLAEMDKKVLIIDVDPQGNATSGLGIEKSSVDESIYNVLVDEVDVKEAIVETDTKNLFLLPSNIDLAGAEIELVSMMSRETRLKIALEDKEDEFDYIFFDCPPSLGLLTLNALSAADSIIVPIQCEYYALEGLGQLIETIKLVQNNLNQELKIEGVVLTMYDARTNLSKQVSDEVKNFFDNKVYKTVIPRNVRLSEAPSFGQPVIEYASNSKGAKMYRKLAKEVNNNV from the coding sequence GTGGTCAATAAATTTGCAATTGTTAATCAAAAAGGTGGAGTAGGAAAAAGCACTACCGCTGTTAATTTAGGAGCCAGCCTGGCTGAAATGGATAAGAAAGTTTTAATTATAGATGTAGATCCCCAGGGCAATGCTACCAGTGGTTTAGGAATAGAAAAAAGTTCTGTAGATGAAAGCATTTATAATGTGTTAGTTGATGAAGTTGATGTTAAAGAAGCTATAGTAGAGACTGATACCAAAAATCTATTTCTTTTACCATCTAATATAGATTTAGCCGGAGCTGAAATCGAACTTGTTTCTATGATGTCTAGAGAGACAAGACTTAAAATTGCACTGGAAGATAAAGAAGATGAATTTGATTATATTTTTTTTGATTGTCCACCTTCTTTAGGATTATTGACATTAAATGCTTTGAGTGCAGCTGATAGCATTATTGTACCTATTCAATGTGAATATTATGCCCTTGAAGGTTTAGGTCAATTAATAGAAACTATTAAATTAGTTCAGAACAATTTAAATCAAGAACTTAAAATTGAAGGTGTAGTTCTTACTATGTATGATGCTAGAACTAATCTTTCTAAACAGGTGAGTGATGAAGTTAAAAACTTTTTTGATAATAAAGTTTATAAAACAGTTATTCCTAGAAATGTAAGATTAAGTGAAGCTCCAAGTTTTGGTCAGCCTGTTATTGAATATGCATCTAATTCTAAAGGTGCTAAGATGTATAGAAAATTAGCAAAGGAAGTGAATAATAATGTCTAA
- a CDS encoding ParB/RepB/Spo0J family partition protein: protein MSKKRLGKGLSALIADNNKEQGADQKITKIDVKKIEPNPFQPRKKFDTDSLNELSQSIKENGIIQPITVRQVKADLYQIVSGERRWRAFKSISTKKIPAIVKDYSDKQMMEIALVENLQREDLNPMEEAQAYNKMIDNFDMKQNEIAEKVGKSRSSVANTLRLLNLPPKIQVYVSRGTISMGHARALLSLKEEKKQIEVADMLIEKDFSVRKTEEYISKIKKSKEKKKKNSSKTKEKLDEKWEKARELLSKTLGTKIKIAKRKKKKVITIECDDYKDMEKLIEKIQ from the coding sequence ATGTCTAAAAAAAGACTAGGAAAAGGTTTGAGCGCCTTAATTGCTGATAATAATAAAGAACAAGGTGCTGATCAAAAAATAACTAAAATTGATGTAAAAAAAATAGAGCCTAACCCCTTTCAACCTCGTAAAAAATTTGATACAGACTCCCTTAATGAACTTAGCCAATCTATAAAAGAAAATGGGATTATTCAGCCAATCACTGTTAGACAGGTTAAAGCAGATTTATATCAAATAGTCAGCGGTGAGAGAAGATGGAGGGCTTTTAAATCAATTTCTACTAAAAAAATTCCTGCTATAGTCAAAGATTATAGTGATAAACAAATGATGGAAATTGCTTTGGTTGAAAATTTACAAAGAGAAGATTTAAACCCAATGGAGGAAGCCCAGGCTTATAATAAAATGATTGATAATTTTGATATGAAACAAAATGAGATTGCCGAAAAAGTAGGAAAAAGTCGTTCCTCTGTGGCTAATACTTTAAGATTGCTAAATTTACCTCCTAAAATTCAGGTATATGTTTCACGTGGAACAATTTCTATGGGCCATGCCCGTGCATTACTTTCTTTAAAAGAAGAAAAAAAACAAATTGAAGTAGCTGACATGTTAATTGAAAAAGACTTTTCAGTTCGTAAAACAGAAGAATATATCAGCAAAATAAAGAAAAGCAAAGAAAAAAAGAAAAAAAACAGCTCCAAAACTAAAGAAAAATTGGATGAAAAGTGGGAAAAAGCCAGAGAATTATTAAGTAAAACTCTAGGAACTAAAATAAAAATAGCAAAAAGAAAAAAGAAAAAAGTTATCACTATTGAGTGTGATGATTATAAGGATATGGAGAAATTAATCGAAAAAATACAATAA